Genomic DNA from Mastomys coucha isolate ucsf_1 unplaced genomic scaffold, UCSF_Mcou_1 pScaffold16, whole genome shotgun sequence:
CTACCTGTAACCCCGGCTCTGTGGGGACTCAGTGCCTGTGGTCTTTGTGAGCACCTGCACCGATACGGACAACACTCACGGACATACACATAAGGGAAAATAAATTACAGTCtttcaaaatcaaatcaaatctttcaaacaacaacagcacaaaccaaacaaataaaaacttgttTAAAGAAAACCTTAAGTGCTGGCAAAGTCTGTGAAGCTGAGCAGGGCAGACATCCTGAGGGCTCCGGCCATGCCCAAGCTCAAATTCGGGTTTGATGATTTTTGAGAAAAAGACACGAGAGCTGAAGCCCAGGGCTCACAGAGGAGACAAGTAGAGACTTGATGCTGGAACCCCAAGGGGTAATATGCTTAAGCTAAAATGAGTGCTCTGCCCCAGGACTGCCTGAAAAGTCGCTCCAGCGCAGAACAGAGCAGTGGAACCTTGTGAGCTCGGGAGCTTTGGGGACACGCCAGCTCTTTCATGAATCTGTGGCCCAAGTTCATCCATTATCACTTGGAGCAGAGAGGCAGGGCTGTTCAAGCCCTGACAGCTGGTGGCTCCCTAGGAGGAACATCCTTCTTTCTAGGCTTCAAAAATACCTCATAACGATTTCTTTCAGTGAAATAGACGATTCCCAGCCAAAGGCCACCCAGCACTCGGTGATCTTGAGGCTGGGCAGAGAGGGTGTCCCATGGCCTCAGACTTCTCACCTGTAAATAGGGGCCTTAGCCAGATGCTCTTAGGGCCTTCCCTGCAAAGATACTCTCTGGAGGTACACCCTAAGAGAGTCCGAGGTGTGTTCCCATTTTGTATTCTTGGTCTCTTCACAATAAAGAGCTCAGGAGAGGGATGTGTGTGGCTGGAAGGTTCAAGCAAGCAGGGAGCTGTTACAGTTCCCAGCTTTGGAGAAGGGCAGAGGGGGAAGGAGTGGGGGAGCGGTGCCTGAGACTCTGACTGGGGCTTTGATGTGTGCGTTGCTAGGTGGGCGGTGGGCCTGTAATAGAGGCTActgagggaaggaggcaggggacCCTGAGGGCAGCCTCAGCGTTGACCTACTTGGGCCCTTATAATTGCTCCCTTCATCTCTTGAGAGGCTACAAATAGGGACACCCAGTTGGTAGGCTCCTACAACTGAAGCGGCAGCAGCAGTGGTAAGTATGATTGCCTGGGAACTGCCTTGGGCTCTGGGTAGGGGCAGTTCAGAAAGCCCTCAACAGGTAGCCTGTTTCTGCATACAAGGTCTAGATATGGGAGCAGAAAGGCGTTGTTAGCAGGCGGCGGGGACTCAGAGGTTCCCTCGTACACTGAGGAGCTGTAAGGAAGTTTGTTGTGGGGAGTATGCCCAGCCACCATCTTGTACTGATGTGGGGACAGTGGTTAGCCATGCTTCTGGGGCAGCCCTTAGTGAGCGCCTTGCTTCTGCTCCTTGACTCTTTGCTTCATTCCTGGGGACAAGTTGGGACAGGACAGGGCTGCAGGAGAAGAGAGGATTCCTGTGAGTGAGCCATCAATCCCTGTGCTTCTGAAATAGCAACTGAATGGCGCCAGGCAGGCTGGGAGGAATCAGAAGGGCTCTGAGGAGCAGAGCTCCTGGGATCACCATGCCTTCCTCTCCAAGGATCACGGCACTTTCCTCTACTGGGAACGTGGATCCTTGCTCCAATGCCGGGCTGTCAGAGAATTAGTCCCCAGTACTGCGTGCCACTTCAGCCCCATTCCCCTACTTCCTTGCCAGCTACAATCTTGCTGGCCATTTGCTCCCAGTAGAGGGAACTCACCAGGAGGAGTCTTGGCTCTGGCTGCCCTGTGTTGTTGCAGGACTCCAGTCCCCCGAGGGTGTCAGGAATGAGTCATTGGACTCACATGGAAACAACTCCATTGCCTTGCTGCCAGCCCAGGGTTTGCCCAGGCTGCATGAGCAATGGAAGGGGACAGTAGATGTGGGGTGAGGGAAGGGATTCTAGGAAGTGTTTCCCTTCCATTGTAATGGGGGACTCTTCTCAAAGCCTCCTGAGGTCCcccaggggaggggaggatggctAAAGGATGAGGGTAGGTCATAGTCAAGTAGATCTATGAACTGGTGGACTCTGGTCCATGTTTCTGACTTAGGCCCATGAGGCTAGATTATCCCACTTTACAGATAAGACAactgagacccagaaagaaaCAGTTCACCCAGGGATTCAGAGTGTACAAGAGAATGAGGGTCCCCAACTGCAGCTTCTTTGAGTTCAGGGCAGGAGGCATAGTGAGGTGGAGGGGTCCTATCAGGCCTCGCCATTGCCTCCGGCATTAGCCTCACCAGGATCTGGACAAAGAAGCCCTGGGTAGAGCTTCCTGTGCAAGCTCTTACAGGATGGGGCTCCAGGTCTCCAAGGGGCAGAGGCTTTCTAGGACCAGGGGCAGCATCATGGGGAATGGTGCCCAATAGGAGCCTGAGATTTCTCAGGTGTTGTGATgagaaagggtgggagggagtCAAGAGTCTCACTGAGGGAGGCTCCCAGTGCGGGGTGAAGGTGGTGGATATTCTGATCCTGAGGAGTTTATGGTGATGTCAGGGAACTGAAAAAAAACTGTGTCTAGAAAAATCACAACAAGCACAACGGGGAAGGggaattgatgtgtgtgtgtgtgtgtgtgtgtgtgtgtgtgtagtcaagGAGGGCTGCTCAGAGGCAAGGGCGCTTGAGTGTGGTGGAGACTGACAGGTTTAGACTTAGTTCCTGGGAAACACTGAGGAAGAGAGGCATCGTAGCCTGGATCTCCTTGTGAATCATACCCTTATTTTGTGACAGCGAGGATGTCCCGGCCCCTGGAGCAGGCAATAGCTGCCATCATACTCACCTTCCAGGAGTATGCAGGGCGCGGTGGGGATAAATACAAGATCTGCCAGTCGGAGCTCAAGGAGCTGTTGCAGAAGGAGCTGCCCACCTGGACCCCGGTGAGCACCTCATGCCTCTTCCCACTTGGACTCTGCAAAGAGTGACCTAGGGCCAAGCACCAGCAGTAGGGCAGCCACATGGAGAAGCTAGATGGTGGGGAGGGGGGCATATAAGGAAGTGAGCTGACTCGGCCTCATGAGCCTTCGTAAAATAGAATGTAAATAGGTTGGCGGTCACCATCCTGTGGACAATGCCTAACTCATAGCAGGATCTCCACAGAGAGGAGTAGGCGCTCAGCAAATGAGCTGAgaccagggctggggagggggactGAAGGGGGTGTCTGATCCAATGGGTAGGGTGAGGTTGGCCCTGTGAGGGTTTTGGTTTGGAATGGGGGCAGCCTAACCATCGGAGGGAGGTGGTGTGGGAAACTGCTTTGGATCCCTATCCTGGTTTCCTGAGCCTCCCTTCTCATCCcttccacagagtgagttccgggagtGTGACTACAACAAATTCATGAGTGTTCTGGATACCAACAAGGACTGTGAGGTGGACTTCGGGGAGTACGTGCGCTCACTTGCCAGCCTCTGTCTCTACTGCCACGAGTACTTCAAAGAGTGCCCCCCTGAGCCTCCTTGTCCCCAGTAGCCTCTGATCCAAAAGCGTATGCTAGCTATCCCAGAAGGGCAGGGTCTGCTCCagtgctccatctttgtccccaaggtggtcctgggtgtgtgGCCACAcccttcccactctctctgtGGTACCCCTTCCAATCTAGACCTGCCAAGTCCTTGACGTGCTAATCCCAGCTACCCATGAGCTTTAGAGGCTTTCCGAGGGATGTCTAGGTAGTGAGGGATGGCACCATAGCCtttgctgcttctcttcctggGAGGGAATAACTTCTCTGCTCTTATCTTGGAAGCTCAGCCAAGTGCACACAATTGGGACCGCTGGGGTCGGGGCCTCCTCAACTCCCAATAAAGAAATGTCATCAAAATGTCTTGGCTTACTTTGTTTTTTCTGATGGGACACACTGGGCTTTGGGGCTGAGTCTTGTTCCTTTATACTCCTTTCCACTGGAGGAAGGAGGCTTACCACTGAAGGCATGGGCCCCCAATGCAGTGTCAGACCCTGAAGAAATGCACACATTTCAGGAGGGTGGGGGCAACACAAGGTCCCATCAGGCGAGACTGGAgggtctctgtctctatctctctgtccccTGTCTTGAGTTAGAAGTCCTTATCTTGGACTCTCTAGGAGGACAAAGGACTCCTTGGGAGGTACTCAGTACTTGTGACCAGATGCTACAAGGAGGGTGTGGTTGTGGGAGCCCAGAACCAAATCCCCATCTAACCTTCACTCAACCCCTGCGTTTGTACCCTATCCTTAGAGAGATTAATTCTGACTCCCCATTTTTACCTGTTTCCTCTTTAActctcttctccaagctgagCATTCAACTCCGAATGCTCCTGTCGTTCCCAATGCCCTTACTTGAGCTTCCATCCATTCGTAAACCTTCAGGCCACACTGCCACCCTAACTCCATCATGACCTCCTAGGTATAGCTCCCACTTAATATCTGGGGTGGTGCCAAGGTCCCTTCTGATTTGCTAGCCTCCACCCTTGGTCTTACTGATTGTGACAAACTGTTTAGGCTGGAGAGAAGGGCTGACATTGTCTCACTGGCTGGGGTCACCTTCCTTAGTTCCTGGGCCACATATTTCCAGGGCAGTTTCTTATCTCTTGCCCATAACACCTCTATCTCCTTTCCTGTGGCCCACACCTCGTGTCCAGGTTGCCCATTCTCAAAGCTTCCTAAAACTCTGGCTGAGCTGTGGCTACTTGGTGGTGTCCACCCCATCCAAGTCTCTGCCGTgctccctggagctcactcactACTCGATTGTGCCTGCTGGGGAGCAAGAAGCCTGGTTTCCAGGCTGGCTGGTGGAGGGTACTGTGACACTTACTACATCAACCAACAGCAAGAGCGCAGTATCCATGCTCCCCCATCCCCTGCATGGGCAGGGCCTGGCAGGGTATAAATAGGTCAGATTGTTGGGCTCTCCCCAAACCTCTCTGTTCAGCACTTCCTCTCTCTTGGTCTGGTGAGTTGTGTTGGCCTGTTAGCACAGTTAGCAGGATTAGAGGCTGAGCCTAGGGCAGGACAAAGGGGGCTGCAGGGAGGACAGATGTCTTTAATAGATCTAGATGAGAGATTCTGATGTGGAGgttctcatatgtgtgtgtgtgtgtgtttcacaaggatgagaacaaaaaaaaaaaaaaaaagaaagaaagaaagaaagaaaagaaaaaaaaagaagtgtataAATGGCTACATCTGAGCTCCAGGTCATTCTGAGATGCTGAGGCTGGCTTGTATGTTGCTATGGTGTATGCTGGTGCTTGGGAGCCACTGTCATGGATAGACATGCTGATTTGTGTTGCTGGATCATACAAGCCAGTGTGTGGACACACTCGGATACAGGAAGCAAAGTGAAGGCATCCGTAGGCCGTTTTTGTTTTACAATGTTTAAATTacagtttttatttgtatgtacgAGTTGTATGGGTTGGGCTGGAGCCAATGCCAAGGTGCACTTGTAggagtcaaaggacaacttgtgggagtcaatCTGTTCCTTCTAGCATGTGGGCTGTGGGGATCCCCCTCAGGCCGTTGAGCTGGGTGGTAAGCACCTCCacccgctgagctgtctctccagcacccacctgTAGGCATTTGTGTTTGTAGTGTATTTTGTGTTTAATAGTCCTATGACCATCTAGTACCTAGGCCAAGAGAACCTGgcttccccaccccttcccattGCACCCCTACCTCTGCCACTTCATCTTACTCCTACTAGGCAGCTGGGTTTTTTCCGCTTTTTTTTCCCCCGTTTTTTTTTCTGTCGGCCCCTGGGCAGCCAGCCAGCAGCCGCACCCAGtgctgggagggagaagaatggGTCAGAGCCTGGTGCTTGTGGTTGAGTTGTGGGAGTGAGTAAGCTGAGTGAGGGATGGAAAACTGCTGTTGTGGAGGCCAGGCCTGAGAGGCACAGAAGGCTGCTGGCATGGATCTCCAGAATTTGAATGATAGGCTTTTCGGGTTTCAGAGCCCAGAGCACATGCACCCTTCCTGCCATCAGGGGGTCCCATTCCTCTGATCTCCCTGGGAGTGAGATTCATCTCTTGAAGTGCTCTTAGAGAGTCGCCTGGGATAGAGCACTTAAAATGGGGGCAGAATGAGTGTGACTTGGGTGATACTCAGCGAAACATATCCAGTTCTCAACACACTGTTGGTGTGGCTTGGAGAAGGCTACTTTTGTGTCTCCTGCCCTTAGATCTCAACGGTTACCATGGCGAGACCCTTGGAGGAGGCCCTGGATGTGATTGTGTCCACCTTCCACAAATACTCAGGCAAAGAGGGTGACAAGTTCAAGCTGAACAAGACAGAGCTCAAGGAGCTACTGACCAGGGAGCTGCCTAGCTTCCTGGGGGTGAGTGGGTCCTGCCTGTGTATTGCATGTGCGATGCATCCCCAGGAGGAGGCGGGGGCTGGTAGGCACTAGCCTTGACGCAGTACCCAGCTACAGCTGGCATATATCCCTGCTCCAGGTGCTTGGTACAGAACCACAATGAACCATCTACTTCATACTAGCCCCCAGCTGAGACAGGCTTAGTAGGATGCCGAtaactgaagaggcagaggaaaaccaaaacaaccgcATTAGGCAGTCAGGGTCTGAAACCACAGCCTAGATCAGGACTGTCTTTCCGGTGATAGGCAATAGAAATTGAGTTTCTATTTGTGAAGACATGATCATGGGGGCACACAAATGCCTGCAGATCCTCCCCTCAGTAACACCTTATATTAATTAATGCACCACTATTATGACAGTTACCTATTAAGATAATTAGAATAAGCACGGGGAAGATGTGGTCAAATCTTTCCCCAGCTATCCCCTGTGTTCATCCCAAGGTTTAGCCCCGAGGCTAGCAAGGAGTGCCTGGAAACCTTCCTGAGCTCCTGGCTGGAGGCAAATACCTGGTTTGAGTTGTTTTTTTGACTCTGTCCCTTCTACCTCCAGAAAAGGACAGATGAAGCTGCATTCCAGAGGGTGATGAGCAACTTGGACAGCAACAGGGACAATGAAGTTGACTTCCAGGAGTACTGTGTCTTCCTGTCCTGCATTGCCATGATGTGCAATGAATTCTTTGAGGGCTGCCCAGATAAGGAGCCCCGGAAGAAGTGAAGACTCCTCAGACGAAGTGTTGGGGTGTGGTTTGCCAGTGGGGGAATCTTCCCTGTTGGCTGCGAGCCTAGCGCCTTACTCTGGCTtcttcatacatgtgcacattgtTGAGCAAGTTCAATAAAGGGTTTTGAAACTATGAGCTGTTGCCTGAGAGACTGGAGATTGTGGGTAGAGACTGATGGAAGATGAATTGGAGCTTTGTGGGGGCCAAACTAGAAAAGGTTGGGGAGGGGTGGGTGGCTTATTTTGAGTGCATTGCaagcatgtatttgtgtgtgtgcttgtgcatgtgtgcacatgtgtgtgtgtgtttgtgtgtgtgttcacgtgctCTTGTACATGCAACAAAGCAAACTCTGGGAACACTAAGGGCAGAAACCACCAGAGGCTTGGCTTGAAAGGCTCCAGATGTGGGACGTTAGCCAGCTCAtggttctccctcctctctccagcactgcctcTGGGCTCAAATTGAAGTTGGGATGGGATTGAAGGTCACATCTGCTGCTGGTTGGGGTCTGGAGAGAAGACAACAGGCCTGCCTGAGTCATGAGGAAAGAGTCTTGAAGCCAGAGAAGAATGGGGAGGTGGACTGGCACTCAACCCtgacatttatacatttatagtCCTGCCCTGCTACTCATTCCAGCTCATTGGCTTCAAACACTGGATTAATCCTTTTCTGTCCATGAAGGGTTGGGTGAAGAAAATAATATAGAGGAAGGTCATTTGTAGTAGCataacaatctctctctctctctttatctctctgtctctttctgtctctctgtctttctctgtctctctctgtatctctctgtctctgtctctctctctctggagaggTCTCACGTCTGTAGCcaaagctaaccttgaacttctgatcctcattATTATGGAATATTCTGCCATGGATGACTGGAATAGTCATTCTCTTAACATACTGTCTCTGCCCTCAAAAGGCTGTGGGACAAGCGATTaccattactactactactatattATCTACTATTACTGTGATAGTCTCTATTATTACTAAGAATCATGTTGCTTAGAGGAAGTCAAGAGACCTCAGGGAGAGTAAATGAGGCAGGGGGTAGTAGCTGGGTGGGAGTGAAGGAGATGATGGGGAGGTGACCATAGTTTTAGAGATATAATTTTGGCCATAGGATCTGATAAATAAAATTGAGATCCCCATTTTCTCATCCTCTCACCCCTAGAACATGAGGCATAATGTTGATTCCCCTTAGGGTAGGCTTAAGGCCAGTACTTCTGGACTGAAGAGAACGGCCTGAAGAGAACGGTCAAGCCCTTGCCTGCATGATATGGAGATGCTTAAGGAAAGGTCTgtcaggtttggtcttcttgaCCTCAGGCTTCCCTTCTCATCATCTGTGCTTTTCTCTCTAGCCTTGGAGGAGTTGGGCAGGTGACTCAGATGTTCCCTTGGAGTTTGACTACAGAGACTTAAGTCCAGGCTaagccttcctcctctcttttgcaCTCTCAGTCAATTTGCCCATCTTCCATGGGAGTGTGCTCCCTAGAGCCTCCTCCTGCATCACTCTCTACTTTCGGAAACTCCTGTTGCTTGGTGACAAGTCCCAGATGTATCGCCGGTGTAATAGTTGTAGTGGGATGACAAAGGGGGCAGTGGAGAGGAAACAGGCAGGCTAGCATGGGACTTCAGCCAAGATAAATGCTATGCCCCTAACCCAATTCTGTTCGTAGATTCAGTGTGAGTGTTTGCAGAATACAGGCAACTTGCCTTGACCTCTGTGCCAATGACCGTACCTTAAACCTGAGCCTCCTCCCCTGTCCATACTTTCAATCCCCTTTCCAGTCCAAAACCTTCCTTTTGACCTTCCCCAACCCTGGATTCTTAGTCTTCCAAGCCAGGAGTCTCCAACAATTATTTTCCATCTTTTACTTTATGTTAGCTAGTGACTTTACCCATGTCCTTGGCAGAAATTACCTTTCTTCACTGATTCCCACCCAGAGAGGGGTCCTTTCTGCTTTTGGAATGGATTCAGAGATGGAGGGTTTCAGTGTGGAGTTTATCCTACCATCTGGGGAGTTACCCTGTGTTTGGTCCACACCTTTTACCATTTCTTTTCTGGAgactttccctttctctgcctatTACTTCACCAGATGGTGAGGCTTCATAGGAAAAAGTGGTTTCTATTATTGAAAATACGTGTCATGGGTAAGTTCATGTGCCATATCTAGCTCTGTTTGTAAACAGCAAGTCAAAATTTCCAGTGAGGGTTCCCTCCAACCTT
This window encodes:
- the S100a3 gene encoding protein S100-A3 is translated as MSRPLEQAIAAIILTFQEYAGRGGDKYKICQSELKELLQKELPTWTPSEFRECDYNKFMSVLDTNKDCEVDFGEYVRSLASLCLYCHEYFKECPPEPPCPQ
- the LOC116094124 gene encoding protein S100-A4, yielding MARPLEEALDVIVSTFHKYSGKEGDKFKLNKTELKELLTRELPSFLGKRTDEAAFQRVMSNLDSNRDNEVDFQEYCVFLSCIAMMCNEFFEGCPDKEPRKK